AGTAAAAAAGGAGATATTAAAATCTCCTTAAATATACTTCTATTCTATTTTAGATTTTCAGGAATCGGCGCATAGAAATTCCAGATCCAATTGAACCGATAAAAATTCCAATCACAAATAATAAGACAATCATCAGTGGACTGAATACTTCTGGTGATATCATTGAAAGGTTCTGACCAACCAATGACTTATTAACCGATTGGTAAACCATTTTATAAACAATAAGTACCAGAACTGATGGAAGTGTTGCTCCAAGCAAACCGATGAAGGCACCTTCAAGCAAGAAAGGTCCGCGGATATAGCCGTTCTTAGCACCTACTAAACGCATGATTTGAATTTCACGGCTTCGTGAAATGATGGTGATACGTATAGTATTAGAAATCAAGAACACTGCAATGAAAATCAATAATCCAGCGATAACTAGTCCCCAGACACGAATAAATGAGGCTAACTTAAACAAGCGTTCCGTATTAGCTCCACCATCTTGAACTTCTGATACACCTTCGATTTTTTTAGCCTCTTCTGCTACTGTCTTTACATCACTTGGTGTATTGGTATCAACAATATATGCATCATAGAGAGGATTGGCGTCGCCTTCAAAGATTTTCCAGTTGTCCCCCATTGTCTCGGTTAATTTTTCGTATTGTTCTTCTTTACTTGAAAAAGTAACACTCTTAACAGTAGACATTCCCTTCAAAGCATTGTATACCTTGTGGTAGTCATTATTTGTAACAGTTTGACCTTCTTTTTCAATGGTCTCGCTATTATCAGCTACATCCTTACGAATATAAACCATCACTCGAACATTATTTTCAATATCTGTAGCTAGCTT
This portion of the Streptococcus mitis B6 genome encodes:
- the ftsX gene encoding permease-like cell division protein FtsX, with product MISRFFRHLFESLKSLKRNGWMTVAAVSSVMITLTLVAIFASVIFNTAKLATDIENNVRVMVYIRKDVADNSETIEKEGQTVTNNDYHKVYNALKGMSTVKSVTFSSKEEQYEKLTETMGDNWKIFEGDANPLYDAYIVDTNTPSDVKTVAEEAKKIEGVSEVQDGGANTERLFKLASFIRVWGLVIAGLLIFIAVFLISNTIRITIISRSREIQIMRLVGAKNGYIRGPFLLEGAFIGLLGATLPSVLVLIVYKMVYQSVNKSLVGQNLSMISPEVFSPLMIVLLFVIGIFIGSIGSGISMRRFLKI